DNA from Deltaproteobacteria bacterium:
TTCTTCACCGCGAAGGAGTATGCGATCGTCAACCAAACGGCTGAGCGGCTGCTTGGCGTGGTCGGCGGCATTGGCGCGGGCGCGGATCAGGTTGACGTCGCAGCGCGCCTCGATGGCTGGCTCGCCGCGTGGGACGCTGATGCGCAACAGCAGCTGCGCATCATGCTGCGCGTCTTCGAGCACGGCACCGCGCTGTTCGATCTGCAGCGCAAGCGCTTCACCATGCTCTCGGATGCCGACAAGGACCACTACCTCGACGGCTGGATGCGCAGCACGCTCGGAGCGCGCCGTGTGGTCTTTCGCGCACTCAAGGCCCTGGCGTCCGCCGGCCTCTATCCCGATCCGACGACGTGGACCGCGCTGGGCTACGACGGACCGTGGCTGGGTCGCAAAGACGTGCTCGCGCATGGTGAGAATGAACCGGTAACCCCATTGACGAACCTGCGAGTTCCGTCGTGATTCTCGACTCCACCACTGTCGATCGTGATGTCGATCTTGCCGTGGACGTGTGCGTCGCCGGCTCCGGTGCCGGCGGTGCCGTGGTGGCCTGGGAACTCGCCAACGCGGGCCGCTCCGTCGTTGTGGTTGAAGAAGGGGCGTATCACTCCAGTCGCGACTTCTCGCAGCGGGAAGACGAAATGTACTCGCGCCTCTATCAAGAGGCTGGCGTACGCGTTGCGACCGACTCGACGGTGTTGATCTCGCAGGGCCGTGCGCTCGGCGGCTCTACCGTGACCAGCTTTTGCGTGTGCGCGCGCCCGCCGCGCGCGATTCTCGACTCGTGGCGCGACACGCTCGCCATCCCCGGTGTCGGCGCGTTCGAGATGAGTCCGCACTTCGAGCGGATCGAACAAGAGCTGCAGGTTGTCGAGCTGACGGCGGAGCAAGTCAACCAGAACAACCGTATCGTCCAAGCGGGAGCC
Protein-coding regions in this window:
- a CDS encoding twin-arginine translocation signal domain-containing protein codes for the protein MHTDGFKELADLIGTPLDRRRFLKGSAAGVALLSVGALLPGGCSRYPKLRTPLRFFTAKEYAIVNQTAERLLGVVGGIGAGADQVDVAARLDGWLAAWDADAQQQLRIMLRVFEHGTALFDLQRKRFTMLSDADKDHYLDGWMRSTLGARRVVFRALKALASAGLYPDPTTWTALGYDGPWLGRKDVLAHGENEPVTPLTNLRVPS